From one Microbulbifer sp. A4B17 genomic stretch:
- a CDS encoding hemerythrin domain-containing protein — protein sequence MLSFISGMFRSNKSEDAADLEEKYTRSSYAGTKGTRTISYDPTLIKALEDDHRTLIGIFQRMWSEGYEKQNYRQLSQLLTQFKSGFQAHLIKENVRFYVYLEQALVGDAHTLQVVKDFRTDMNEIANAVVQFCKRYNHEAFTPEMVRDFKMDYQKIGEALTRRTALEEKELYVLYQPS from the coding sequence ATGCTTAGTTTTATCTCTGGAATGTTCCGAAGTAACAAATCAGAAGACGCGGCGGACCTTGAAGAAAAATACACTCGCAGCTCCTACGCAGGAACTAAAGGAACCCGCACCATTTCTTACGACCCGACTTTAATCAAGGCTCTGGAAGACGATCACCGCACCTTGATCGGCATTTTTCAGCGCATGTGGTCCGAGGGTTACGAAAAGCAGAACTATCGCCAGCTGTCACAGTTACTGACCCAATTTAAGTCCGGCTTTCAGGCCCACTTAATTAAAGAAAATGTGCGTTTTTATGTATACCTGGAGCAGGCTCTGGTTGGCGATGCCCACACTCTACAGGTAGTAAAAGACTTCCGCACTGACATGAACGAAATTGCAAATGCTGTTGTTCAATTTTGCAAGCGTTACAACCACGAAGCCTTTACCCCAGAAATGGTTCGCGATTTTAAAATGGATTACCAGAAAATCGGAGAGGCATTGACTCGCCGAACAGCTCTGGAAGAAAAAGAACTCTACGTCCTTTACCAACCCTCCTAA
- the gltA gene encoding citrate synthase translates to MSDKKAHLTVDGIDGALEMPVRSGTLGPDVIDVGGLTGKGLFTYDPGFVSTASCDSKITFIDGGKGQLLHRGYPIEQLAEKSDYLETCYLLMNGELPNAQEKKKYVDTIMSHTMVHESLVNFFKGFRYDAHPMAMMCGVVGALASFYHDSLDITNPEHREISAHRLIAKMPTLAAMCYKHSQGMPFMYPDNSLSYSENFLHMMFGNPCEPSKIDPVVAKAMDIIFLLHADHEQNASTSTVRLAGSSGANPFACISSGIATLWGPAHGGANEAVLNMLQEIGDESRIDEFVKRAKDKNDPFRLMGFGHRVYKNFDPRSRVMQGICDEVLGAMGAENDPLLKIAKKLEKIALEDDYFVEKKLYPNVDFYSGIIMKAIGIPTDMFTVIFATGRTSGWIAHWNEMISNPYKIGRPRQLYTGYPQRDYVPLEQR, encoded by the coding sequence ATGTCCGATAAAAAAGCGCACCTCACAGTCGATGGTATCGACGGCGCTCTTGAGATGCCCGTTCGCTCCGGTACCCTCGGCCCCGATGTTATCGATGTCGGCGGTCTGACCGGCAAAGGCTTATTTACTTACGACCCGGGCTTCGTGTCTACCGCCTCATGTGATTCCAAGATCACCTTTATTGATGGCGGCAAAGGCCAACTGCTGCACCGCGGCTACCCCATCGAGCAACTGGCAGAAAAATCCGACTACCTGGAAACCTGCTACCTGCTGATGAATGGCGAACTGCCCAATGCACAAGAAAAGAAGAAGTATGTAGACACTATTATGTCTCACACCATGGTTCACGAGTCCCTGGTGAACTTCTTTAAAGGCTTCCGTTACGATGCCCACCCGATGGCGATGATGTGCGGTGTAGTTGGAGCCCTCGCTTCCTTCTACCATGACTCCCTGGACATCACCAATCCAGAGCACCGCGAGATTTCCGCCCATCGCCTGATTGCTAAAATGCCAACCCTGGCAGCCATGTGTTACAAGCACTCCCAAGGCATGCCTTTCATGTACCCGGACAATAGCCTCAGCTATTCGGAAAACTTCCTGCACATGATGTTTGGCAACCCCTGTGAGCCCAGCAAGATCGACCCGGTTGTCGCCAAGGCAATGGATATTATCTTCCTGCTGCACGCAGACCACGAACAGAATGCATCCACATCTACTGTTCGCCTGGCCGGCTCCTCCGGCGCCAATCCCTTCGCCTGCATCTCCTCTGGTATTGCCACCTTATGGGGGCCCGCTCACGGCGGAGCCAATGAAGCTGTATTGAACATGCTTCAGGAAATTGGCGATGAAAGCCGCATCGACGAGTTCGTGAAGCGCGCCAAAGACAAAAACGACCCATTCCGCCTGATGGGCTTTGGACACCGCGTTTACAAAAACTTTGATCCTCGCTCCCGCGTAATGCAAGGCATCTGCGATGAGGTTCTGGGTGCCATGGGCGCAGAAAACGATCCTCTACTGAAAATTGCCAAGAAACTGGAGAAAATCGCCCTTGAGGACGATTACTTCGTAGAGAAGAAACTCTACCCGAATGTAGACTTCTACTCCGGCATTATTATGAAGGCTATCGGCATCCCCACCGATATGTTCACCGTAATCTTCGCCACCGGCCGTACCTCAGGCTGGATCGCGCACTGGAATGAAATGATTTCCAACCCGTATAAGATTGGCCGCCCTCGCCAGCTGTATACCGGCTACCCGCAGCGCGATTATGTGCCGCTTGAGCAGCGCTAA